cacttccTGTTTTTGTTTACTCATAACTTCTTCCATCAAATCGGGATTGTGAATGTACTTTCCTCTCATGTGGTATGGCAACGGTACGATACCAGAGCATGGCAATTGTCCTGGTATTTCACAGATGCAGTGTCTAGGACACTCGTTACCGAAGTTTGCTGGGTTGGCTTTCTTTTGAGCCGCTGCTAACTCTTTCTCCAATACATCTTTCGATTTGCCTACAACTCTTATCAGATGCTCCATAATTTCTTCCTTGCTCTTACTCTCGACGTCTATCAGCATTCTTTTGCCATTGtctgcaattatttttagtaaaaatcaatcagtTGCTGCCAGCCCCCACCAACA
The sequence above is drawn from the Microplitis demolitor isolate Queensland-Clemson2020A chromosome 3, iyMicDemo2.1a, whole genome shotgun sequence genome and encodes:
- the LOC103569814 gene encoding probable 28S ribosomal protein S25, mitochondrial, which translates into the protein MPFMIGRAPIRRTLKYLQSGKLFLKNSIQIFSINHNTHGEHNQGIKDFIFWYVPQVQYNNPDVQINIFRNITPSPFIRCYYDNGKRMLIDVESKSKEEIMEHLIRVVGKSKDVLEKELAAAQKKANPANFGNECPRHCICEIPGQLPCSGIVPLPYHMRGKYIHNPDLMEEVMSKQKQEV